A stretch of the Gracilinanus agilis isolate LMUSP501 chromosome 4, AgileGrace, whole genome shotgun sequence genome encodes the following:
- the C4H6orf141 gene encoding uncharacterized protein C6orf141 homolog, translating into MDHHSKVRDKVLFLLDPERWLGVYRHTRTRGNVSSGDLENGGETEPELYCPPPDSEKELTRESSLEGPLGTEPKNLPPKPPRSVLVRVVDYQVKQEIQQTAWVKGKMTLKTEERSMSSISFWTYKG; encoded by the coding sequence ATGGACCACCATTCGAAGGTTAGAGACAAGGTGCTCTTTCTGCTCGATCCGGAGCGGTGGCTCGGGGTTTATAGGCATACCAGGACAAGAGGGAATGTGAGTAGTGGGGACCTGGAGAATGGAGGAGAAACTGAACCGGAGCTATACTGCCCTCCTCCCGACTCCGAAAAAGAGCTGACTCGAGAGAGCAGTCTAGAAGGCCCGCTGGGAACTGAACCCAAGAACTTGCCGCCTAAACCTCCCAGGTCTGTGCTAGTGCGGGTCGTGGATTACCAAGTGAAGCAGGAGATTCAGCAAACCGCGTGGGTGAAAGGAAAGATGACTCTGAAAACCGAGGAGCGCTCCATGAGTTCTATTAGTTTCTGGACCTACAAAGGATAG